DNA from Candidatus Poribacteria bacterium:
TATCATACCTCGCGATGCTATTTTTGCAGATAGCAATCCACATTTGATTAACTTCTATAACGCCATTGCGAGTGGAAAGATTGATGGTTTGAAAGTGAGAAGCTTCCTTGAACAACACGGTGAGATACTATCAAGACGTGGACAAGATTACTATTATGAGGTTCGAGAGCGATTTAATAAGACGCATGAGCCTTTGGATTTTCTTTTTTTAAATCGCAGCTGCTTCAATGGTATGATTCGGTTCAATCGCAAAGGAGACTTTAATGTACCTTTCGGGCACAAACCGCAGCGATTTTCCAAAGGATACATCACAAAGATTGTGAACCAAATCGACTACGTTTACGTTATGTCAAGGCATTCTAATTGGTCATTTATCTGCCAAGATTATAGAGAAACACTCAAGGAAATTTCTGAAGACGATTTTGTCTACTGCGATCCACCTTACGCTGGACGGCACGTTGATTATTTCGATAGTTGGGACGAAGAAAATGAGAAATACTTATTTAAGATTCTGAGTCAATTTCCTTGCAAATTCATCTTATCCACTTGGCACAGTAATCAATATAGGAAAAATGTCTTTCTTGAAACGCTGTGGTCGGAATTTCACATGTTAACCAAGGAACACTTTTATCACGTCGGTGCAAAAGAGGAAAATAGAAAACCGATGCTTGAGGCATTGGTAATGAATTTCACACCTAAACACTTGCATGAGGAACCGACTGAGCGAGCCGAACAACTTCTGCTTTTTGAAAAGTTAGCTGAATATCAAAGAAGTGAAAGTTTAGTGTCGTGAAAATGTTAAAAAGTGGTTTTTCGGAGCGGTTCGGACATCAACCATCCGATGACGTTGACGATATCGTCCTGCCGTTCCTGTAGCATCACTTCGATGAGTGCCGGTTTTTCAGCAGCGAGCGTGTCCCGTAAAGTGTTCTTGAAATCCCCCAAATTCTCAACCCGCTTGGTGTATGCACCGAAAGACTGTGCGAATTCAACGAAATCGGGATTGAGCAGATCGGTATCAATCGTACGTCCCTCACACCCCTTCTGTTGAGACCCCTTAATCGCCGACAGCGCGCCGTCATTCACCACGATCGCCACGACGTTAATGCCGTATTTCATAGCGGTTGCCATTTCCACAGCCCCCATCAGAAATCCACCATCGCCACTGAAGCAGATAACCGGTCGGTCGGGATGTGCGACTTTGGCACCGATCGCTGCAGGATACGCGTGTCCTAACGCCACACCGATATTCGGGTAGAGGAAGGTTCTCGGATCGTAGATAGGAAATTCAGCAAAGGAAGCGTAGCCGAGCGCGTGGACATCAATCGCGTAGATAGTGTCTCGTGGAAGCACGTCTTGCAATTCGTGAATAATTGGCAAAGGCGGTTGGGCATCAAACGCTGTTCGGAGTTCTGCCAACGTCTCGTTCCATCCGTTTTCACCGGGAGCGACATCCTCAATGAGTGCTTGCAACGTCAGTTTCAGGTCACCGACGACACCTACATCACACGGATATTCAAGCCCAATCTCGTCCGCGTCCTCATCAATTTGGATAAAGGGTTGGGGTAGTTCCAGACTCCAATTTCGGGTATCAATGGAGGTAAAGCGCGGTCCGATGCCGATTAGACAGTCGGCGCGTTGGAGAGCCTCGCGTCCGAGATAGCCGTAGCAAATTTGGAGTGCCAACGGATGGTCCTCCGACAAAACCCCCTTACCATTGCGGGTGACGATAACAGGTGCGTTTAGTTTCTCGGCCAGGAGACGTAACTCGTTTCGAGCGTTTGAATGAAAGACAGCAGAGCCTGCGAAAATCAGAGGCATCTTAGCATTGCGGATTGCCTCAACGGCGGGACTGAGGTCTGCTGCATCCGGTGGTGGTAGTTCGGCACGTTCTACACGTGGAGGGATCCGAACATCGCCATCTCCTGTAACAACATCCATCGGGAATTCCAACATTGTCGGTCCCGGTCTGCCGTTGCGCATCGCTTTAAAGGCATTTTCAACAACGACGGGAATCTCAGGGACAGTGTGGGCGATAGCGCAGTATTTGGTAATCGATTCAAAGAACCGCATCTGATCCAAACCGTGGAACATCTTGCTGGGATGTTTACTATAGAGACTGGAATCGCTCTGTCCAGTAATCAGTAGAACGGGTGCACAATCGGTGAACGCTTCTAAAATCCCTGTAGAGGCATTACTGGCACCGGGACCCGGCACAGTGATAGCCACACCGACCTCTCCGGTTGCGCGAGCGAAACCGTCTGCCATCTGTGTCGCCGCATACTCGTGCCGGACGAGATAGTGGTCAATCGTGCCTTTCCCGCGTCGCAGCAAGGCATCATAAATCTGAATGTTCTGGGTGCCGGGCATCCCGAAAACTGCTGAGACACCTTGTGCTTTCAAGCATTCAATGAGAATATCTCCGCCTTTCACGTACTAATCTCCTTTGTGTTTGCTGAGAAAATTTTCCAACCACGCATCAGGATCGTACCCCAGTCGGCGTAGTGATTGACAGCCGATCCGTTTTAGAAAATTTGGGATGAGGTTAAAGAGCCTAAGTCGCCAAGTCATAATCGGTAACACCATTTCTACTTGCAGAGTTCCTATAACCGATCGTTTTCAGAGATCCATCCACTTGCTTGCAAGGATTAGAGGGTATCACTTGAGAACGTTTCCGCCAATAGTATTATCATGGCAATCACAAAAATCACAGTTCAAATCCCGCCTACAAGATAGCGTTGCCAGTGGTTTTATCAAAGAAATGCATTCGCTCAGGAACAAATGTGACGTAGAGGTGCTGTCCGATTTCCGCTTCAAAGTTGGGGGCTGTGGACGCTTTAAGTATCGCATGTGTACCTGAGGTATCTGTTCCGAGAGTTATCTCAACGATTGTCTCTGCACCGAGCGGTTCAGCACTATAAACTTCAGCCTGAAATGCATTCGGGATTGACTGATGGCTAACAACGATGTCTTCAGGGTGCACACCAAAGACAAGATCCCTTTCTGAGTCCCTATCGTTTAGCATTTTAGAAATCCTTGTGTCCTGAATTGTTACCGAATTGTCCGTTCCAAGATCGTGTGCTAACCGCAACTGAAGCTCACCGTTGGTACTGGAGATGTCGCACGGGATGCAATTCATACTCGGATTTCCGACAAAACCGGCGACGAATAGGTTTTCGGGATGATTATAGATTTCAGCAGGTGTTCCGAGTTGTTGGATTTTGCCCGCTTCAAGGACAGCGATCCGGTCCGCCATCGACATAGCTTCGGTCTGATCGTGCGTCACATAGAAAGTCGTTGTACCGAGCTCCTGTTGCCGCCAACGAATTTCCGAACGCATTTCCGCCCGGAGTTTTGCATCGAGATTGGAGATCGGTTCATCCATGAGGAACACTTGAGGGCGGCGCACCATCGCGCGTCCGAGTCCGACCCGTTGTGTTTCACCGCCGCTCAACTGATTCGGTGTGCGCATGAGTAGATGTTCGATATGAAGCATCTGTGCAATATCTCTGACACGCCGATCGATTTCCTCTGCTGAGAGTTTTCTTGGATGCAGTGGGAACGCCATATTCTCGTAAACACTCAGGTGCGGATAGAGGATATGCGATTGGAAAACGAAAGCGACATCACGTTCTGCCGGAGTTTTAGCGTTGACGCTGACATCGTCTAAATAAATTGTACCTTCCTCTGGTTTGTCCAATCCAGCGATACACCGAAGCGTCGTGGTTTTGCCCGCACCCGTCTGACCGAGCAGCACAAA
Protein-coding regions in this window:
- a CDS encoding thiamine pyrophosphate-binding protein; its protein translation is MKGGDILIECLKAQGVSAVFGMPGTQNIQIYDALLRRGKGTIDHYLVRHEYAATQMADGFARATGEVGVAITVPGPGASNASTGILEAFTDCAPVLLITGQSDSSLYSKHPSKMFHGLDQMRFFESITKYCAIAHTVPEIPVVVENAFKAMRNGRPGPTMLEFPMDVVTGDGDVRIPPRVERAELPPPDAADLSPAVEAIRNAKMPLIFAGSAVFHSNARNELRLLAEKLNAPVIVTRNGKGVLSEDHPLALQICYGYLGREALQRADCLIGIGPRFTSIDTRNWSLELPQPFIQIDEDADEIGLEYPCDVGVVGDLKLTLQALIEDVAPGENGWNETLAELRTAFDAQPPLPIIHELQDVLPRDTIYAIDVHALGYASFAEFPIYDPRTFLYPNIGVALGHAYPAAIGAKVAHPDRPVICFSGDGGFLMGAVEMATAMKYGINVVAIVVNDGALSAIKGSQQKGCEGRTIDTDLLNPDFVEFAQSFGAYTKRVENLGDFKNTLRDTLAAEKPALIEVMLQERQDDIVNVIGWLMSEPLRKTTF
- a CDS encoding Dam family site-specific DNA-(adenine-N6)-methyltransferase; amino-acid sequence: MKVMIPPIKCQGIKSKLVPFIKRAVDWSFEGRWIEPFMGSGVVGFNIIPRDAIFADSNPHLINFYNAIASGKIDGLKVRSFLEQHGEILSRRGQDYYYEVRERFNKTHEPLDFLFLNRSCFNGMIRFNRKGDFNVPFGHKPQRFSKGYITKIVNQIDYVYVMSRHSNWSFICQDYRETLKEISEDDFVYCDPPYAGRHVDYFDSWDEENEKYLFKILSQFPCKFILSTWHSNQYRKNVFLETLWSEFHMLTKEHFYHVGAKEENRKPMLEALVMNFTPKHLHEEPTERAEQLLLFEKLAEYQRSESLVS
- a CDS encoding ABC transporter ATP-binding protein, yielding MATVRLENITKRFDDLIALDDINLDIRDEEFFVLLGQTGAGKTTTLRCIAGLDKPEEGTIYLDDVSVNAKTPAERDVAFVFQSHILYPHLSVYENMAFPLHPRKLSAEEIDRRVRDIAQMLHIEHLLMRTPNQLSGGETQRVGLGRAMVRRPQVFLMDEPISNLDAKLRAEMRSEIRWRQQELGTTTFYVTHDQTEAMSMADRIAVLEAGKIQQLGTPAEIYNHPENLFVAGFVGNPSMNCIPCDISSTNGELQLRLAHDLGTDNSVTIQDTRISKMLNDRDSERDLVFGVHPEDIVVSHQSIPNAFQAEVYSAEPLGAETIVEITLGTDTSGTHAILKASTAPNFEAEIGQHLYVTFVPERMHFFDKTTGNAIL